One part of the Patescibacteria group bacterium genome encodes these proteins:
- a CDS encoding DUF3050 domain-containing protein has protein sequence MEAESQARNVQKRVNSNKEWGRLSRRGIDGGANLAAPPLILPLLPASPQLKFSSEDARVHTKLLQIIAAISPLADAIKRHKLLTAIDSIEKLRLFTQIHVYAVWDFMALLKALQGKLTSMQPLWTPPINPMGCHLINTLLSEEESDHLPDGRYLSHFALYLEAMSHCGANIQPITGFISDIKADKPLSSLLARTDLPVPARRFIADTFTIIEKNSHAIAASLAFAREYITSNLFSTLLRTIEPTGSHYSLETLKCYLQRHIDLDSDKHSQQSQQLVASLCGTDEIKWQEALDAAHFSLQSRIQLLDGIHAAITHL, from the coding sequence GTGGAAGCAGAATCGCAGGCACGAAATGTCCAAAAACGGGTCAACAGTAACAAGGAATGGGGTAGGCTGAGCAGAAGGGGGATTGATGGCGGAGCGAATTTGGCCGCTCCGCCGTTAATTCTGCCCCTTCTGCCAGCTTCCCCGCAGCTGAAATTCAGCAGCGAGGACGCGCGCGTGCACACAAAATTATTGCAGATTATCGCCGCCATCTCACCCTTGGCTGATGCGATTAAACGGCATAAGCTGTTAACAGCAATCGATTCCATCGAAAAACTACGCCTTTTCACCCAAATTCATGTCTATGCGGTGTGGGACTTTATGGCCTTGCTAAAAGCCCTTCAAGGCAAACTGACCTCAATGCAACCACTTTGGACACCGCCCATAAACCCTATGGGATGCCATTTAATCAATACCCTCTTAAGTGAGGAAGAAAGTGATCATCTTCCTGATGGTAGATACTTAAGTCACTTTGCCCTTTATTTAGAAGCTATGTCACATTGTGGCGCCAATATTCAGCCCATAACCGGCTTTATCAGCGATATAAAAGCCGATAAGCCACTTTCCAGCCTATTAGCCCGAACTGATTTACCCGTGCCGGCCAGGCGCTTTATCGCCGATACTTTTACCATCATAGAAAAAAACAGCCATGCCATTGCTGCCTCATTAGCCTTTGCTCGTGAATATATCACCTCGAATTTATTTTCAACTTTACTGCGAACGATTGAACCCACTGGTTCACATTATTCACTAGAAACTTTGAAATGTTACTTGCAACGCCACATTGACCTCGATAGCGACAAACACAGCCAACAATCGCAACAGTTGGTCGCCAGTCTCTGCGGAACGGATGAAATCAAATGGCAAGAAGCCTTAGATGCTGCCCACTTTTCATTGCAAAGCCGAATTCAATTACTGGATGGAATCCATGCTGCCATCACGCATTTATGA